In the Bdellovibrionales bacterium genome, CGGATTTCAAGAAACACTTCAGCAGGCTTTGATCGAAGTGATCGGTGATGTTTCCATTTATAAGCAAGGTGGAAAGATTGACAATATCGAAGCTCTGGAGAAAGAGGTGGAGCCTTATATGGGCGACGCCGAAGGTGCGATGCGTTTTCTCTCTCAGGAATCTCTGTTTGCTTCCAAAGGAAAAATTTCTGCGGTTTTAGTTCAAGGCGTAGATAAAGAAACCGCTTACAAAGTTCTTAATATGGAAGGACGCAAAGTCTCCGGCCAAATCTCTTGGGCGCTGAAGGATGAAATTCCCGCCGCCTTTATCGGGAAAGATCTTTTAGCTAAAATGAATTTAAAAGTGGGGGACACCTTTCGCATCGT is a window encoding:
- a CDS encoding ABC transporter permease; amino-acid sequence: MFYFWVISKYMQTWRRFFDVTVLLTLLGIIIGVAVMIVAMASFSGFQETLQQALIEVIGDVSIYKQGGKIDNIEALEKEVEPYMGDAEGAMRFLSQESLFASKGKISAVLVQGVDKETAYKVLNMEGRKVSGQISWALKDEIPAAFIGKDLLAKMNLKVGDTFRIV